In Xiphophorus hellerii strain 12219 chromosome 13, Xiphophorus_hellerii-4.1, whole genome shotgun sequence, the following proteins share a genomic window:
- the LOC116730932 gene encoding zinc finger BED domain-containing protein 4-like: MKPTVDKVKAIVEFFHRSTAATQKLKSTQRQMSMAELKLKQECVTRWNCTFHMIQRMLESKDAVIATLAVINAPVAPLSQEEWEALQEACSVLEPLDQVTVEISAERYVTGSKMLILCRGLQRVTAEHQSRVTTESVKELVNSLCSSMDTKFHRMEHNTVLSETTILDPRFKKVAFNDNRAVDGALQRITTAASRYRQSSHLQGGHGGEEGAAARELEEPQASAVWRFFEERASGDTATRNPTADAILEVRSYLEEPLFQRGADPLSWWETKALIYPLLSHVMAGRLCIVATSVPSERIFSKTGQIITERRNRISPAKLRHLVFLNANL, encoded by the exons ATGAAGCCCACTGTGGACAAAGTGAAGGCAATAGTGGAATTTTTCCACCGAAGCACAGCAGCCACCCAAAAACTTAAATCCACCCAGCGGCAGATGTCTATGGCAGAGCTTAAGCTCAAACAGGAGTGTGTCACCCGCTGGAATTGTACGTTCCATATGATCCAGCGAATGCTTGAATCAAAGGATGCGGTTATCGCAACATTGGCAGTGATCAATGCACCTGTGGCTCCTCTCAGCCAAGAGGAGTGGGAGGCTCTGCAAGAGGCCTGCAGTGTCCTGGAGCCCTTGGACCAGGTCACAGTGGAGATCAGCGCAGAGAG GTATGTTACCGGCTCCAAAATGCTGATACTGTGCAGGGGTCTTCAGAGAGTGACAGCAGAGCACCAGAGCAGAGTAACCACAGAGAGCGTGAAGGAGTTGGTGAATTCTCTCTGTTCAAGCATGGACACAAAATTCCACCGGATGGAGCACAACACAGTTCTGTCCGAAACCACCATCCTCGACCCCCGTTTCAAAAAGGTGGCCTTTAATGACAACCGAGCAGTCGACGGAGCCCTCCAAAGAATAACTACAGCAGCATCAAGGTATCGGCAGTCATCTCACCTGCAAGGGGGTcatggaggagaggagggagcAGCAGCACGTGAGCTGGAGGAGCCCCAAGCATCGGCTGTTTGGAGGTTTTTTGAGGAGCGGGCAAGCGGAGACACTGCAACCAGGAATCCTACAGCTGATGCTATTCTGGAAGTGAGGTCCTACCTTGAGGAGCCTCTTTTCCAGCGCGGTGCCGACCCACTGAGCTGGTGGGAGACAAAGGCACTGATCTATCCACTTCTCTCTCACGTGATGGCAGGTAGACTGTGCATAGTGGCAACATCCGTCCCCTCAGAGAGGATCTTCTCTAAAACTGGACAGATCATAACTGAGAGAAGGAACAGGATCAGCCCTGCCAAGCTTAGACACCTGGTGTTTCTCAACGCCAATCTGTAA
- the LOC116730868 gene encoding gastrula zinc finger protein XlCGF8.2DB-like isoform X2 yields MRTHTGVKPFTCVTCGKSFSQKSNLTQHMMIHTGEKPFSCVNCGKSFCLKQHLTQHMMIHTGEKPFSCVNCGKSFSRKQVLTQHMMIHTGEKPFSCVNCGKSFIQKQDLTQHMRIHTGEKPFSCVNCGKSFIQKQDLTQHMRIHTGEKPFSCVNCGKSFSLKQHLTQHMRIHTGEKPFSCVNCGKCFNQKSILTKHMMIHTGENPFSCVICGKSFSQKPALTQHMMIHTGEKPFSCVKCGKSFSQKPALTQHMMIHTGEKPFSCVTCGKSFRQKQELTRHMMIHTGEKPFSCVTCGKSFIRKQDLTQHMRIHTGEKPFSCVTCLKSFSHKQCLTQHMTRHTVEKL; encoded by the coding sequence atgagaactcatacgggtgtaaagccgtttacatgtgtgacttgtggaaagagttttagtcaaaaatctaatttaactcagcatatgatgattcacactggtgaaaagccgttttcatgtgtgaactgtggaaaaagtttttgtctaaaacagcatttaactcagcacatgatgattcacactggtgaaaagcctttttcatgtgtgaactgtggaaaaagttttagtcgaaaacaggttttaactcagcacatgatgattcacactggtgaaaagccattttcatgtgtgaactgtggaaaaagttttattcaaaaacaggatttaactcagcacatgagaattcacacaggtgaaaagccgttttcatgtgtgaactgtggaaaaagttttattcaaaaacaggatttaactcagcacatgagaattcacacaggtgaaaagccgttttcatgtgtgaactgtggaaaaagttttagtctaaaacagcatttaactcagcacatgagaattcacacaggtgaaaagccattttcatgtgtgaactgtggaaaatgttttaatcaaaaatctattttaactaagcacatgatgattcacactggtgaaaatcCGTTTTCATGCGTgatctgtggaaaaagctttagTCAAAAACCggctttaactcagcacatgatgattcacactggtgaaaagccattttcatgtgtgaaatgtggaaaaagctttAGTCAAAAACCggctttaactcagcacatgatgattcacactggtgaaaagccattttcatgcgtgacctgtggaaagagttttcgtcaaaaacaggaattaactcgtcacatgatgattcacactggtgagaagccgttttcatgtgtgacctgtggaaaaagttttattcgaaaacaggatttaactcagcacatgaggattcacactggtgaaaagccgttttcatgtgtgacctgtttaaaaagttttagtcataaacagtgtttaactcagcacatgacgCGTCACACAGTTGAAAAGCTGTAG
- the LOC116730868 gene encoding gastrula zinc finger protein XlCGF57.1-like isoform X1: MRTHTGVKPFTCVTCGKSFSQKSNLTQHMMIHTGEKPFSCVNCGKSFCLKQHLTQHMMIHTGEKPFSCVNCGKSFSRKQVLTQHMMIHTGEKPFSCVNCGKSFIQKQDLTQHMRIHTGEKPFSCVNCGKSFIQKQDLTQHMRIHTGEKPFSCVNCGKSFSLKQHLTQHMRIHTGEKPFSCVNCGKCFNQKSILTKHMMIHTGENPFSCVICGKSFSQKPALTQHMMIHTGEKPFSCVKCGKSFSQKPALTQHMMIHTGEKPFSCVTCGKSFRQKQELTRHMMIHTGEKPFSCVTCGKSFIRKQDLTQHMRIHTGEKPFSCVTCGKSFRENKNLICHIRIHTGEKPFSCVNCGKSFREKKNLIGHMRIHTGEKPFSCVTCGKSFSTKQSSTHHMMTHTGEKPFSCVTCGKSFREKNNLIGHMRIHTGEKPFSCVNCGNRFREKNNLIGHMRIHTGEKPFSCVNCEKSFSHKQQLTHHMMIHTGEKPFSCVNCGKRFSRKQPLTQHMMVHTGEKPFSCVNCGKSFSQKQVLTQHMMIHTGEKPFSCVNCGKSFSRKELLTKHMTIHTGEKPFSCVNCGKSFSQKQVLTQHMMIHTGEKPFSCVTCGKKFSQKQYLSQHMMIHTSEKPFSCVTCGKKFSQKLYLTRHLRRHTGEKQ, from the exons atgagaactcatacgggtgtaaagccgtttacatgtgtgacttgtggaaagagttttagtcaaaaatctaatttaactcagcatatgatgattcacactggtgaaaagccgttttcatgtgtgaactgtggaaaaagtttttgtctaaaacagcatttaactcagcacatgatgattcacactggtgaaaagcctttttcatgtgtgaactgtggaaaaagttttagtcgaaaacaggttttaactcagcacatgatgattcacactggtgaaaagccattttcatgtgtgaactgtggaaaaagttttattcaaaaacaggatttaactcagcacatgagaattcacacaggtgaaaagccgttttcatgtgtgaactgtggaaaaagttttattcaaaaacaggatttaactcagcacatgagaattcacacaggtgaaaagccgttttcatgtgtgaactgtggaaaaagttttagtctaaaacagcatttaactcagcacatgagaattcacacaggtgaaaagccattttcatgtgtgaactgtggaaaatgttttaatcaaaaatctattttaactaagcacatgatgattcacactggtgaaaatcCGTTTTCATGCGTgatctgtggaaaaagctttagTCAAAAACCggctttaactcagcacatgatgattcacactggtgaaaagccattttcatgtgtgaaatgtggaaaaagctttAGTCAAAAACCggctttaactcagcacatgatgattcacactggtgaaaagccattttcatgcgtgacctgtggaaagagttttcgtcaaaaacaggaattaactcgtcacatgatgattcacactggtgagaagccgttttcatgtgtgacctgtggaaaaagttttattcgaaaacaggatttaactcagcacatgaggattcacactg gtgaaaagccgttttcatgtgtgacctgtggaaaaagttttagggaaaataagaatttaatttGTCACAtcaggattcacactggtgaaaagccgttttcatgtgtgaactgtggaaaaagttttagggaaaaaaagaatttaattggtcacatgaggattcacactggtgaaaagccgttttcatgtgtgacctgtggaaaaagttttagtacAAAACAGAGTTCAACTCACCATATGAtgactcacacaggtgaaaagccgttttcatgtgtgacctgtggaaaaagttttagggaaaaaaataatttaattggtcacatgaggattcacactggtgaaaagccgttttcatgtgtgaactgtggaaaccgttttagggaaaaaaataatttaattggtcacatgaggattcacactggtgaaaagccgttttcatgtgtgaactgtgaaaaaagttttagtcataaacagCAGTTAACTCaccacatgatgattcacactggtgaaaagccgttttcttgtgtgaactgtggaaaaagatttAGTCGAAAACAGCCATTAACTCAACACATGATGgtccacactggtgaaaagccgttttcttgtgtgaactgtggaaaaagttttagtcaaaaacaggttttaactcagcacatgatgattcacactggtgaaaagccgttttcatgtgtgaactgtggaaaaagttttagtcgaaaagaGCTATTAACTAAACACATGacgattcacactggtgaaaagccgttttcatgtgtgaactgtggaaaaagttttagtcaaaaacaggttttaactcagcacatgatgattcacactggtgaaaagccgttttcatgtgttacttgtggaaaaaaatttagtcaaaaacagtatttatctcagcacatgatgattcacactagtgaaaagccgttttcatgcgTTACGTGTGGAAAAAAATTTAgtcaaaaactgtatttaaCTCGGCACTTGAGgcgtcacacaggtgaaaagcagtag
- the LOC116730962 gene encoding gastrula zinc finger protein XlCGF8.2DB-like: MRTHTGEKPFSCVTCGKCFSQKQDVTKHMMIHTGEKPFSCVNCGKSFSLKQVLTQHMRIHTGEKPFSCVNCGKCFIQKSILTTHMMIHTGEKPFSCVNCGKSFIQKQDLTQHMRIHTGEKPFSCVNCGKSFSLKQHLTQHMRIHTGEKPFSCVNCGKCFNQKSILTTHMMIHTGENPFSCVICGKSFSQKPALTQHMRIHTGEKPFSCVICGKSFSQKLTLTQHMMIHTGEKPFSCVPCGKSFRQKQELTRHMMIHTGEKPFSCVTCGKSFIRKQDLTRHMMIHTGEKPFSCGNCGKGFCQKQSLIQHMRIHTGEKPFSCVTCLKSFSHKQCLTKHMMRHTVEKL; the protein is encoded by the coding sequence atgagaactcatacgggtgaaaagccgttttcatgtgtgacctgtggaaaatgttttagtcaaaaacaggatgtAACTAAGcatatgatgattcacactggtgaaaagccgttttcatgtgtgaactgtggaaaaagttttagtctaaaacaggttttaactcagcacatgagaattcacacaggtgaaaagccgttttcatgtgtgaattgtggaaaatgttttattcaaaaatctattttaactACGcatatgatgattcacactggtgaaaagccgttttcatgtgtgaactgtggaaaaagttttattcaaaaacaggatttaactcagcacatgagaattcacactggtgaaaagccgttttcatgtgtgaactgtggaaaaagttttagtctaaaacagcatttaactcagcacatgagaattcacactggtgaaaagccgttttcatgtgtgaactgtggaaaatgttttaatcaaaaatctattttaactacgcacatgatgattcacactggtgaaaatcCGTTTTCATGCGTgatctgtggaaaaagctttagTCAAAAACCggctttaactcagcacatgagaattcacactggtgaaaaaccattttcatgtgtgatctgtggaaaaagctttagtcaaaaactgactttaactcagcacatgatgattcacactggtgaaaagccattttcatgcgtgccctgtggaaagagttttcgtcaaaaacaggaattaactcgtcacatgatgattcacactggtgagaagccgttttcatgtgtgacctgtggaaaaagttttattcgaaaacaggatttaactcggcacatgatgattcacactggtgaaaagccgttttcatgtggaaattgtggaaaaggtttttgtcaaaaacaaagtttaattcagcacatgaggattcacactggtgaaaagccgttttcatgtgtgacctgtttaaaaagttttagtcataaacagtgtttaactaagcacatgatgcGTCACACAGTTGAAAAGCTGTAG